One segment of Brassica napus cultivar Da-Ae chromosome C3, Da-Ae, whole genome shotgun sequence DNA contains the following:
- the LOC106347999 gene encoding probable trehalose-phosphate phosphatase J, whose protein sequence is MVSQNVVVPDATTGIITVSTVSNSSVFTPSAQKPPTAPGHISISKKKLLKSLEISGDQSQRLNSWVDSMRASSPTHLKSLPSLSSQEELNSWMKRHPSALDMFERITEASRGKEIVMFLDYDGTLSPIVADPDRAFISSKMRRTVKKLAKCFPTSIVTGRCIDKVYSFVKLAELYYAGSHGMDIKGPTKGFSRYNKDKPSVLYQPAGDFLPMIDEAFKQLVEKTKSTPGAKVENNKFCLSVHFRCVDEKKWSELALKVRSVVKNYPTLKLSQGRKVFEIRPMVKWDKGKALEFLLESLGFDNSSDVFPIYIGDDRTDEDAFKLLQERGQGLGLLVTKFPKDTNASYSLQDPLEVMDFLRRLVEWKQVQQ, encoded by the exons atggtgaGCCAAAACGTCGTCGTACCAGACGCCACGACGGGAATCATAACCGTCTCCACCGTCTCTAACTCCTCCGTATTTACTCCTTCCGCTCAAAAACCACCGACTGCTCCCGGTCATATCTCAATTTCCAAGAAGAAACTACTCAAAAGCCTCGAGATCAGTGGCGACCAAAGTCAGAGACTCAACTCTTGGGTTGACTCCATGAGAGCTTCTTCTCCTACTCATCTCAAATCACTCCCTTCCCTTTCCTCACAAGAAGAGCTCAATTCTTGGATG AAACGACATCCATCGGCACTTGACATGTTTGAACGGATCACTGAAGCTTCAAGAGGAAAAGAAATCGTTATGTTTCTTGATTATGACGGTACTCTTTCTCCTATCGTCGCTGATCCAGACAGAGCTTTCATATCCAGCAAG ATGAGAAGAACTGTGAAAAAGCTGGCAAAGTGTTTTCCAACTTCTATAGTTACTGGTAGATGCATAGACAAG GTTTATAGCTTTGTGAAGCTAGCAGAACTGTATTATGCTGGAAGCCATGGAATGGATATTAAAGGGCCAACAAAAGGTTTCTCTAGATACAATAAG GATAAACCATCAGTTCTTTATCAACCAGCCGGAGATTTTCTTCCCATGATTGATgag gCTTTTAAACAATTAGTGGAGAAAACCAAATCAACACCTGGAGCcaaagtggagaacaacaaGTTCTGCCTTTCTGTGCACTTCCGCTGTGTGGACGAGaag AAATGGAGCGAACTGGCTTTAAAAGTTCGGTCGGTGGTAAAGAACTATCCGACACTGAAACTGTCCCAAGGTCGGAAG GTTTTTGAAATCCGACCTATGGTTAAATGGGACAAAGGCAAGGCCCTTGAGTTTTTGTTAGAGTCACTTG GATTTGATAACTCTAGCGATGTATTTCCTATTTACATTGGTGATGATCGAACCGATGAAGATGCTTTCAAG CTGCTTCAAGAGAGAGGACAAGGCTTAGGTCTTCTTGTCACCAAGTTTCCCAAAGACACCAATGCTTCGTATTCTTTGCAAGACCCACTTGAG GTGATGGATTTCCTGCGACGGTTGGTGGAGTGGAAACAAGTTCAGCAATGA